TTATGACAGCGATGCAGAGCAAATAACCAGATTCCATGATAAGGATATCAACCTGCTTTATCAGATTTCCTCTGCTGGTATTCCTCAAACAAATGAAAACGATAGTATCTCTTATCAAATAGTTCGATCTCTTGAGGAGTATTCAAGTAATTATTACGGTTTAATTCAGCAGGAGTCAGGTGTTGCTGAAATTCTTCTGGATGAATATGATAGTATCATGACTTTAAATTCAAACTGGTTGGAAGTACTGGATTCGGGTGGGTCTAATTTGACCAGTCCAGCTTTGAAAGATTCGGAAGGACGGATGATTGAAAAGGATTCTATTGGCCGAATGAGGGACTTTAGAATTCTTGGTTTCTATCCGAATGGTAATGCTATCAAGGTTAGCATAGAGACAGATGGTACATTGCGCAAACGGGTTGTCAGAGGTGGAACGTGGAGAAAGCCAGGGAATTACAGGTCATTTATCTGGGAAGATCAGCACAGTTCCACGGTCGGTTTTAGGTGTGTGCTACCATACACGGGCACTCCGGTTTTAAAAGATTATAAGGTAAAATGGTAAATATAGCATTGTGACCTCAAATATGTCAGCAACTCACAACCCAAGACCCGAAGAACAATGAGATTTCTTATACTTCTGATTTGTGTTGTTTTCTCGGCCTGTTCCTACATTGGGCAAAGCGGGAAAACGCCCATCAACAACTATATCATTCCCGGACAAACGGCACCTCCTGATATGGTATTTATCAAAGGGAATGATACTATGCCATCCTTTTATGTGTCCACTATGCCTGAACCCAACATTAACTACGTAACTTACCTGCGATGGTTATATAAGGTATATAAAAGTTACCCCCAGGTATTTTGCGAAGCCTTGCCACATGAATTAAATGATACAGGTGGATTAGAAATAAATGAAGCGTATATCAGAAACTTTTTGACTAATCCTAATTACGCTTATTATCCCGTTGTAAATCTAACATGGCAGCAGATCCAAAAGTATTTAGCATGGAAAACAGATCGCCTAAACGAGTCCATACTTATTGAAACTGGCACCCTTCCATTTGAGCCATACCCGATTAATAATGAAAATTTCAATACCGAAGCTTTCATCTATTTTAGTATAGGACACTTTGCCAACACGTTTGAGTCAAGGTTTGCAAATCGTAATGCCAGAAGCTTAAATTCTGGGATTTTATTTACAGGATATCGCCTGCCGAGCGAGGCGGAATGGGAATACATTCGTGAGGGCACTAAAACCTTTGTTTTAACCTCTTATCCAGATAGGAAGAATGCTCCATACCAAGTCTATAATGAGGGTTACTTTTTACAGCAATGGGGCACAGATTTTTGGGATGATACTACCGGATTTGTAAGGAAATATAGAAGTCCACCTTCTTTAATATCGCTGGTTGAGCGAGATAGCTTGTACAGAAACTGTCGAGCCATAGCCCAGTCCATTCTTGCATATTCACCAAACGACTTAAATTCTGTGAATCAAACGCAATGTGTATTCGAAATACTTCTTGACAAATACGACTCTAGCCCGGAACTAAATTCAAACTGGATACAGGTGCTAAAATCAGGAGGCTTTAATTTGACTGATCCTGGAGAATATAACTTTGATGGGACCCCAGTCAGTCCAGATAGTCTCGGCAGAATGAAATTTTTTCGAATATTAGGATTATACTCAAATGGCTCACCAGTAAAGGTTAGTTTAGAAACTGATGGTACTCATCGTAAACGTGTTGTAAGAGCTGGGGCCTGCGGAAATACAACAACTGATCGATCCTTCTTGTGGGAAAATGGACATAGTCCAAAAGTGGGTTTCAGATGTGTGCTGCCGTACACCGGTACTCCAGTACTAAAGGGACATAAAGTAGAATGGTAGCAGTTTAGCTGGTTTAACAACAATTTATTGCAAGTAACAATTTTATAAACAATGAAGATATCTAAAATTATAATACTCCTGACCGCTTCCTTATTATTTATCACTTGCTCAAATAATGTTTATTTCAAGAAAGTGCGTAAAATAAATTTTGCTCTTCCGGGACAAACAGCACCTCCCGATATGGTATTGATTGAAGGAAATGATACTATGCCTTCGTTCTATGTTGGTATTATGGAAGAACCTAATATTAATTATGTGATTTACCTGCAATGGCTTCATAAAGTTTATTTAGATTATCCCTTTGTACTGTTGCAAGCACTACCTCATATCCCTGGTAATTCCAAAGCCTTGGCGTTAAATGAAGCCTACATCAATGGCTATCTAACCAATCCCGCCTACGCCTACTATCCGGTTACAAATCTTTCTTGGGAACAAATACAGAATTACCTGACCTGGAAGACCGACCGGTTGAATGAATCTATTCTTATAGAATTAGGTTTTGTGAAGTTTCAACCTGACCAGGTAAATGAAGAAAACTTCAATACTGAAACTTTTATCTATAATCAGTATGATCCTACCCCCACAAAAAAGGTGAAGGATTATTTTTACAGAAAAGAATCTGAGAGTCTTAGTCGGCTTATGGACTTAAATTCAGGAATAATGTCCCCAGGTTATCGCTTGCCAACCGAAGCAGAATGGGAATATATTATTAAAACTAAACCAAATTCGGTCAACAACCCAAGGCCAAAAAAGAAAGTAGTTCCTTCTCACTTATATGGCAATGATTATTTTCCTTTACGCTGGAGCAACTTTTATTGGAATAATATAGATGTAAGTAAATGGCTCCAAATATCGCAAGTATCCCCTCAGCAAGATATTAATTTGCTTTACCCGACACCCACGGCAGGTATTCCTAAAATGGGTAAAAAAGATAGCACCACCTTATAGTCCGATCAATTCTGGAGTATCCAAGAAATTACTACGGTCCCATCCATCAGAACGAAGGTGTTTCTGAAGTGCTTTTGGATGAGTATGACGCTATTCCCAGATTGAACGCAAATTGGCAAGAAGTACTGGCCTCAGGCGGATTTGCGGTGAACTCACCTCAATTTGATGAAAATGTTTATAATCCAAGGAAAAACCATCTCGGAAGAATGCCTTTCAGAATATTAGGCGTAGATTCAAATGGCGCTCCGCTCAAGGTTAGTCGAGACGAAGATGGGGAAATCCGTAAACGTGTGGTTAGAGGCGGAACCTGGCGTAGCACTGGGGATTTTAGGTCGTACATTTCAGAAGACCAGCATAGTCCCACAGTTGGATTCAGATGCATATTACCTTATACCGGAATACCAGTAGATAGGAAGTATAAGGTGAAATGGTAGGTAATACATTGACTATACCTTCCTCGGCATGTGGAGCGAGGTTCCCACGGTGGATTTCAAAATCACCAAACCCGCTCCGCCCCATATTCAGGGAAAATACTGTCTTTACTGATGAACTTCAAGTTTTCTGAAAGAGATTGAGCGACTAATATCCGGTCGAATGGGTCGCGGTGATGGAGCGGCAATCGTGAAACCAGTATGGTATGCTCCACTTTTATCGGCAGAAGCTGAAAATCCTTTTGAAGGATATGTTTTATTGTCTCTTCGAGCGGCTTTTGAAGTGTCAGCTTTCGCAGGTTCACTTTAATTGCCATCTCCCAGAAGCTTGCGATGCTGATGAAAGCTTCATTAGATGGTTCTTCTAACAACTCCCTTGCTGTAGAGGAGAGTTGTCTATCATTCTCGAAAAACCAAATAACCGTGTGCGTATCCAGAAGGAGGTTCAATACATGTATTCTTTAAAGTCGTCTAATGGTTCATCAAAGTCAGGAGCCATTTTAAAGGTGCCTTTTAGCGAGCCCGCTTTTCTGGGTGATTTTCCCCTTGTTTTATCCGGGACTGGGGTTTTCTCCTTTTTTGCTTTGTTGAGAAGAAATTCCACGAAATCCAAGACTTCCTTCTTAAGTTCTTCAGGCAGCAATTCAATTTTTTTATATAGCAGGTTGTCCATTCTTCTTCCTTTTTGGAGATTAACAGCAAATTAGCAATTTCTGTTAATAAAACTTTACAAAGTTCTATTCATCTCGTCATTCTGCGCAAAAGCGAAACTCGTCCCGGCCACATTCCGGGAGAATCTCGTGCTTGAGTCACTTGGCGTGGAGCACACTACCAGATTCTTCGCTGCACTTCGTTTCGTTCAGAATGACGTGCAAGAATGGCTTTACCAATCAAACAAGAATTCGAGGTGATAGAAAATTAATTACTTAATTATTCTTTATTCCTCTTTAAAATAGCGGCTCTATTCCAGCAACCCTTCAAACAACGCATCCAACTCCACCTCAACTTCCGGGAATTGCTGCGGGGAAATGTTTTCTCCTGCTGCCTTTGGGGGCCAAGAATAGTATTTTCCACTGTCATTCAGATAATTGACGCTGACCCATTTCTCCATCGGATTTACTATCCAATATTCCTTTACACCATACTTTTGGTATTCTTCAAATTTTAGTGTCATATCCTTTTTTTGAGTACTTGGCGAAAGAATTTCGATGACGAAATCAGGCGCCCCTACAATTCCGAATTTCCTGATTTTTGAGAAAGCACAGACGATGCACAGGTCTGGCTGGAAGACGTTTTTAGCCTTGCGATAATCGTTCTGAGGTGCATCAAGATAAACGTCTACCGGGCTTAGCACCACCCGGCAGGGATTGCCCTTCAGGGAATTACCGAATATCAGGTGCAGGCGACCCACCAAATCCTGATGGTTAAATCCCGGTCCCGTCATCCTGAAAATTTTTCCGCGAACAAGCTCCACCATCTCCTCGAATTTCCAGGTAATGTAATCGCCTGCGGTGTACGTTCCGGAAAGGTCAGGCTCGTTAACCTTAATCAGTTTATCATTCTCAACCGTGTATCCCATTTTAAAAATCTTTAAAAACTAAACGCCAAATTACTCCAGCAACCCTTCAAACAACGCATCCAACTCCACTTTAACTTTCGGGAATTGCTGCGGTGAGAGACTGCCTTGCACCCTCGGTTTCAAAGTGCGGTATTTCCCATCTTCCAGAAGGTTGATGATCACCATTTTCTCTGCCGGGCTAATCATCCAGTATTCCTTAACGCCATACTTTTCATAAACTTCCAGCTTGTCTGATGCGGATCCACCATGTTTAATACTCGCTTCAGCACTAATTGATGGTTGGTGACAGGTGCATTCATCCTGAATATCTTGCCATGCACCAGCTCCACAAGTTGCTCAAACTTCCAGTTGACGTAATCTGCCGCAGTATAGGTGCCGGAGAAATCAGGCTCTTGTACTTCGGGGGATTTGCTTTCGCTTTTGTAGGTCATACTTCAAAATTAATGAATCCAAATAATTTTGAGGTCAGGATTCTACCACAAAATGCCGTGCATAAAATTCTCCCAATCTCATTAACTTTCCGCTTCAATTCAACCAATTAACAAAATGAATACCTCTAATTAACAATTATGCTCATTCCCAAATATTAATACACGGACTGAAACCCCGGAGCAAAATAACACGCCAAGCACTGAATTTTATTTAAAAAAGAAAATCTAAATTTAACTTAGAAAAAGGCAATACAGTTCGATACGTTCTTCACATGGCCCGAAACTGAAGGAAATATTGGTTGATTAATTAAAACAATAGCTAAATAAATACTCTTTAATTTTAAAGCTGATCCATCTTATCTCATGAACAACTCTCTCTTTGTTGTTGTCTGATAGAAAAGCATCACAAAAGTGGGGAAAGTAAAAATGGATATATTGTACTGGGTTGCAGGCTTTTTAGTATTGACAGTAGTGATTCCTAACACCACCAATTTTAAAGAACGCAAAGCATTTTCAGATAAGCACAGGCTTGAAGAGGCCCGCCTGCATTATCATGCAGACTCCCTGGGAGATTCCATTACTATAATTCCCGGTAAATTTTACGATCGCGGGTTTTTATTCAAATTTTTCTTTGGAGAAAAATACCGGGAAATCTGGAATACGCCTGTCACTGTGGCGGTATTCGACTATGAGGAAAATCTGGGTCAACTGAAACCGGTAGATGGAGGAGGTGGGGAACAGACAATTTCTATTGATCTGGAAGATCAGCAGGAACGGGAGTGGTCTCTGCGCTCTGTGAATAAAGACCAGATTGGCAGCGTACCCAAAATCCTCCGGCCTACGATCGTAAGGGTAATGTTCAGGGATCAGGTTTCGGGGATGAATCCCTATGGCGCATTGATCACAAGGAAATTGTCCGACTCACTGGGCATCAAGTCGCTTTCTCCGCGCATGACGTTTGTGCCGTACGATGAAAGGCTTGGTGACTACAATGACCGGATGGCGGGAAGGCTGGCGTTTTATGAGGAGAATCTTAATTCATCATGGAAGAATAGCGAGCGC
This sequence is a window from Bacteroidia bacterium. Protein-coding genes within it:
- a CDS encoding type II toxin-antitoxin system VapC family toxin; translated protein: MNLLLDTHTVIWFFENDRQLSSTARELLEEPSNEAFISIASFWEMAIKVNLRKLTLQKPLEETIKHILQKDFQLLPIKVEHTILVSRLPLHHRDPFDRILVAQSLSENLKFISKDSIFPEYGAERVW
- a CDS encoding DUF2281 domain-containing protein codes for the protein MDNLLYKKIELLPEELKKEVLDFVEFLLNKAKKEKTPVPDKTRGKSPRKAGSLKGTFKMAPDFDEPLDDFKEYMY
- a CDS encoding Uma2 family endonuclease, producing the protein MGYTVENDKLIKVNEPDLSGTYTAGDYITWKFEEMVELVRGKIFRMTGPGFNHQDLVGRLHLIFGNSLKGNPCRVVLSPVDVYLDAPQNDYRKAKNVFQPDLCIVCAFSKIRKFGIVGAPDFVIEILSPSTQKKDMTLKFEEYQKYGVKEYWIVNPMEKWVSVNYLNDSGKYYSWPPKAAGENISPQQFPEVEVELDALFEGLLE